Part of the Cyanobacteria bacterium GSL.Bin1 genome is shown below.
AAAAGGCATAGATTTTTGCACTCTCTAACATGGATTTGAAACGCAATCTCAAATTCAAATCATAAGTTTTTCTTAATATGTGGCAATCCCCGCCTCGGGTTAATGTGAATTGCAATCACAGAGTTTTCTCAATGCGACATGCCCTTTACAGAAGTCACCGCAAGCACTCCTCCTCTACTGATGTTGGAAAAATCCTGCATCACCAAGGTGAGTCGCTTCTTCGACTCGGATCAGCGCGATCGCTTCGTGCTAACACTCCCAGAATGAGACCACGCGCCAGGCATCACCAAAAGTGAGCCAGAGTTTGAAATCTAAACCAAAATCAAGCAAAAACCACTCAAAAGCGGTAATTTTTCTCCCCCAACCACAGACTAATCGGAACTGCATTTCCCCCTTCATCTACTTTCACTTCTACGACAAACGGACGTTCTTCCTCCGTACGACCTTGGCGTTGATTAATTTCCCGATTAATCGTGTCTCGTTGCGCTTCTGGGAAATAATACCGTTCCAGTCCATAATCAACCCAAGCCTTATTTAACTCTCCTTGAATGGCAACTTGATTTGGCGGCAGGTCAACGGGCGGTTGGTGACGCACCGCGATCGCGCCCCAAGGAGAAGGTGGCTTTGTCTGATTGTCGCGAGTGGGGGCTTGTAAAATGACATAGAGGGTTGTGCCGTTAGGCGGGGAGGTTTCCTCGAGTCGGCTGGTTTGACGCACAACCGTTTCCCAACCAGAGAGGGCTTTCACGGCTTCTAAACGAGAGATGTCATAGCGCAACGTTTGGGAATATCCTCTCAAAAAATCGTAAGGATCAACGGGAACGGTTTGCAAGATAACTTTAGTTCCTGTGAGATGAGTATAAATGGCTTGCGCTGGTATAGCACAAATTAGAGCAATTTGAAAGCCAAGAGGAAGTAAGAAACGAGTCAGGGACAGTTTATTCATAAAGCATGGGTCAGAAAAACGACACAAAATCCGAGATATGTATCCGTTTTAATGGTAGAGAGTTTTTTTTGTCGATAACATGGAAACTGAGGATCAGTGGCTCATTAATGAGCAAGGAATTGCTGTTTGCGGTATGGATATGCAGCTTATTAATATTGGATTTGGAAATATTGTTTGTGCGAATCGGGTGGTGGCGATTGTTAGTCCCGAATCAGCCCCCATCAAGCGTATTGTGACTGATGCGCGCGATCGCGGTCAACTGGTTGATGCTACCTATGGTCGGCGCACCCGCGCTGTCATTATTACTGACTCCAGTCATATTATTCTATCGGCTATTCAGCCGGAAACAGTTGCACATCGCTTTGTTTTGAGTAAAGATAACCAAGCAGCCAGTAACTAATTTAAGAATTCATGACAAGCGGTCAACTAATCGTCTTGACGGGACCGAGTGGTGTAGGCAAAGGGACTTTAGTGAAACAACTCCTCGCTCGTCATCCACAACTGAGTGTTTCCATCTCAGCAACAACGCGTCCACCGCGGGCTGGAGAAAGGGATGGGGAAGATTATTTTTTCTTATCTCGGGAAAAGTTTGAAGAAATGATGATAGCGGGAGAACTATTAGAGTGGGCAGAGTATGCAGGAAATTATTATGGGACTCCCCGTCAGGCGGTGGAAGATAAACTCCAAAAAGGAGAACAGGTCGTTTTGGAAATTGAAGTGGTGGGCGCGAGAAAAATTCAAGAAAGTTTCCCAGAAGCCAAGCGAGTGTTTATTCTTCCCCCCTCTTTGTCTGTCCTAGAAGAACGCTTAGCCAAACGGGGGAAAGATAGTCCAGACGCGATCGCGCAACGTCTTGATCATGCCAAAGCCGAAATTGCTGCCGCAAATGAGTTTGATTATTCTATTGTCAACGATGACCTAGATCGTGCCTTAAGTGAACTGGAAGCGATCATCTTCAAGTAACCGCTTGCTCATTTTTCTGTGCGTTACGCCTATGTAGAATTAATTTTGCAAGGTCGCTTACCCTTTTCCTCCTCTCGTCAGAATCGATCTGCTTCAACTTCAGGCGATCATAGAGTTTGATAGGAGGAAGATGTCTCATGAAGATTACTGACCTCAGATACAATGAAAAATGGTGGCGTAATCCAGTCATTAATCGACGGGCATGGACATGGGAAGATGCCCACAATATGCAGCAAAGCGGGAAATGGTGGCAACACGCCGTCATTTATCAGGTTTATCCTCTTAGCTTCCAAGATACAGGCGGTAATGGTTTTGGCGATCTCAAAGGGATTATCGCCAAAATGGACTACATTGCCTCGCTGGGTGTGGATGCCATTTGGCTCTCTCCCATTTGTGAATCCCCTATGGAAGATATGGGCTATGATATCACCGATTTAATGGATATAGATCCGATTTTTGGTGATTTAAAAGACTTTGATCGTCTCTTAGCAGTGGCCCACACGTTTGGTCTCAAGGTAATTATGGATCAAGTGTGGAGTCATACCTCAGATCAGCATCCCTGGTTTGTGGAAAGTCGTTCTAGTCAGGATAACGCCAAAGCGAACTGGTATGTTTGGGCAGATGGGAAACCAGATGGATCGCCGCCCAATAATTGGTATTCTGCATTTACTGGCAAAAGTGGCTGGCATTGGGATAAGGTGCGTCAGCAGTATTACTTTGCCAACTTTTTACCCTGTCAACCGGACTTAAACTGGCATCATCCAGACGTCGTCGATGTG
Proteins encoded:
- a CDS encoding DUF370 domain-containing protein, producing the protein MDMQLINIGFGNIVCANRVVAIVSPESAPIKRIVTDARDRGQLVDATYGRRTRAVIITDSSHIILSAIQPETVAHRFVLSKDNQAASN
- a CDS encoding guanylate kinase produces the protein MTSGQLIVLTGPSGVGKGTLVKQLLARHPQLSVSISATTRPPRAGERDGEDYFFLSREKFEEMMIAGELLEWAEYAGNYYGTPRQAVEDKLQKGEQVVLEIEVVGARKIQESFPEAKRVFILPPSLSVLEERLAKRGKDSPDAIAQRLDHAKAEIAAANEFDYSIVNDDLDRALSELEAIIFK
- a CDS encoding membrane-anchored protein, encoding MNKLSLTRFLLPLGFQIALICAIPAQAIYTHLTGTKVILQTVPVDPYDFLRGYSQTLRYDISRLEAVKALSGWETVVRQTSRLEETSPPNGTTLYVILQAPTRDNQTKPPSPWGAIAVRHQPPVDLPPNQVAIQGELNKAWVDYGLERYYFPEAQRDTINREINQRQGRTEEERPFVVEVKVDEGGNAVPISLWLGEKNYRF